In Capillimicrobium parvum, a genomic segment contains:
- a CDS encoding DUF6328 family protein — protein sequence MATPSDRTEDEQEQLNRQLGELLQELRVAMPGVQVLFGFLLAAAFNQRFSELERWQEDVYLGTLLCSALATAFFIAPTAYHRITFRQGEKEKIIRVATRFAIAGLALLALAMTGAVLVVTSFLFSAITAVIVTALVFVAFSWLWFAYALYRRIEGHRSD from the coding sequence GTGGCGACGCCGTCGGATCGGACCGAGGACGAGCAGGAGCAGCTCAACCGCCAACTCGGCGAGCTGCTGCAGGAGCTGCGCGTCGCCATGCCCGGCGTCCAGGTCCTGTTCGGCTTCCTCCTGGCCGCGGCGTTCAACCAGCGGTTCTCCGAGCTGGAGCGCTGGCAGGAGGACGTCTACCTCGGCACGCTGCTGTGCTCCGCGCTCGCGACGGCGTTCTTCATCGCCCCCACCGCATACCACCGCATCACCTTCCGCCAGGGCGAGAAGGAGAAGATCATCCGGGTGGCGACGCGGTTCGCCATCGCCGGCCTGGCGCTGCTCGCGCTCGCGATGACCGGCGCCGTGCTGGTCGTCACGAGCTTCCTGTTCAGCGCGATCACGGCCGTGATCGTCACCGCGCTGGTCTTCGTGGCGTTCTCGTGGCTGTGGTTCGCCTACGCCCTCTACCGACGAATCGAAGGACACCGATCAGATTGA
- a CDS encoding SigB/SigF/SigG family RNA polymerase sigma factor: MLFVRCRAGDAAARTALVERFLPLARQLARRYQRADEPFDDLAQVASLGLLKAIDRFDPEREVAFSSYAVPTILGEIKRHFRDRTWAVRVPRDLQELALKVDRAVSELSRDLQQPPSVSQIAEMVGASDEQVLEALEAAGAYRATSIDAPRPGGDDDAGDTVGDAVGHADQGFGHAEDRATLERLMTALGERDREVLRLRFVEDLTQAEIGERIGVSQMQISRIIRQSLARLRSAAGEEG; encoded by the coding sequence GTGCTCTTCGTGCGCTGCCGCGCGGGCGACGCCGCCGCCCGCACCGCGCTCGTCGAGCGCTTCCTGCCGCTCGCGCGCCAGCTCGCCCGCCGCTACCAGCGGGCCGACGAGCCGTTCGACGACCTCGCCCAGGTCGCGTCGCTGGGGCTGCTGAAGGCGATCGACCGCTTCGACCCCGAGCGCGAGGTGGCCTTCTCCAGCTACGCGGTCCCGACGATCCTCGGCGAGATCAAGCGCCATTTCCGCGACCGCACCTGGGCCGTCCGCGTCCCCCGCGACCTGCAGGAGCTCGCGCTGAAGGTCGACCGGGCGGTCTCGGAGCTGTCGCGCGACCTGCAGCAGCCGCCGTCGGTGTCTCAGATCGCGGAGATGGTGGGCGCGAGCGACGAGCAGGTGCTCGAGGCGCTCGAGGCGGCCGGCGCCTACCGGGCCACGAGCATCGACGCCCCGCGGCCCGGCGGCGACGACGACGCCGGCGACACGGTCGGCGACGCGGTCGGCCACGCCGATCAGGGGTTCGGCCACGCCGAGGACCGGGCCACGCTCGAGCGCCTGATGACGGCGCTCGGCGAGCGCGACCGCGAGGTCCTGCGCCTGCGCTTCGTCGAGGATCTGACCCAGGCCGAGATCGGCGAGCGCATCGGCGTGTCTCAGATGCAGATCTCCCGCATCATCCGCCAGTCGCTGGCGCGGCTGCGATCAGCGGCGGGCGAGGAGGGGTAG
- a CDS encoding ANTAR domain-containing response regulator, translating into MDDRTDTRLRVLAADEDREALDQTARLLGDLGHEVTACAVSIGEAAAQIAADDPDLAVVVLHDDEQHALDLIDEISEYASGPVIALMDRDDPEFVTAAAERGLDAVARPESGDAVQSAIELALRRHAERRQLAEQVDQLESALERRATIERAKGILMERHGIGEREAFERLRSHARSHNQTVVSVANAVSEGHELLRRDAG; encoded by the coding sequence ATGGATGACCGAACCGACACGCGGCTGCGCGTTCTCGCCGCCGACGAGGATCGCGAGGCGCTCGACCAGACCGCGCGGCTGCTCGGCGATCTCGGCCACGAGGTCACCGCGTGCGCGGTCAGCATCGGCGAGGCGGCGGCGCAGATCGCGGCGGACGACCCGGACCTGGCGGTCGTGGTGCTCCATGACGACGAGCAGCACGCGCTCGACCTCATCGACGAGATCTCCGAGTACGCGTCCGGGCCGGTGATCGCGCTGATGGACCGCGACGATCCGGAGTTCGTGACCGCCGCGGCGGAGCGGGGGCTCGACGCGGTCGCGCGGCCCGAGTCCGGCGATGCCGTTCAGAGCGCGATCGAGCTGGCGCTGCGACGCCATGCCGAGCGCCGGCAGCTCGCCGAGCAGGTCGACCAGCTCGAGTCGGCGCTCGAGCGGCGCGCGACGATCGAGCGCGCGAAGGGGATCCTGATGGAGCGCCACGGGATCGGTGAGCGCGAGGCGTTCGAGCGGCTGCGATCGCATGCGCGCTCCCACAACCAGACGGTCGTGTCGGTCGCCAACGCGGTGTCCGAGGGACACGAGCTGCTGCGCCGCGACGCGGGCTGA
- a CDS encoding UvrD-helicase domain-containing protein: MTLFDPDALGGPDDPPSRDPEQPADASPPRDAPPPPDAPPTDPARRRLTPDQEAAVRERSRSLLLSASAGSGKTSVLVERFVRAVLDDGVDPSRILAITFTDKAAGELRERIRSTLQEIATPGARAAARATEGAFVSTIHGFCARLLRAHPLAAGLDPAFSVLDEPRAARLRDEAFAAALRAFLAGPHARDALDLVAAYRTDSLAFAIPVVHDELRSRGASHPRLPRPPRRPAPDAERTALAAARTALAVELESARDSKLVGDAREALDRCARFLEDVEAGIVPWPGRFAALDVACGRAAALDTEACHAYVEARDAYERACADHHAVRHIELLDELLDAYGTEYAERKAARGALDFDDLELRARDLLRERPAIRSAWRDRFALLMVDEFQDTNRRQLEVLEALEDDDLFCVGDEFQSIYGFRHADVAIFRERRDALSERGLALRLQESFRSVPAILAAVNTAFAGRFGEAFAPLRPFAPAAETTTPAVDLLVTDARGWDADEIDLGDTLPPGPAWRRAEARLLAQRLRELVDSGEAAPGEIAVLVRAAASMPVVERALADAGLPTLASAGRGFWTRQEVVDLMGYLAALANPLDERALLTVLASPLCGLSSDAIALLGAAAREQRTSVWAVLGAQAPRDPAPASGEPDGPGPVRRPELPPADAERLDVLLARFAAQRAAAPRLALDEVLDRAIAEAGYDTWVLGLVGGPRRLANIDKLLRLARGFEAAEGRDLRRFVDHATALEQAQKREPEAPVEDPDVDAVRLMTVHAAKGLEFAVVAIADLGRRPPITPPVLLVDGERVGVRLNLLDGARATPALDYPALETERRARDAAEEERILYVALTRAKRRLVLSGSVERWSNGVGAAPLTWLGPALVEDLPERFAAVAEGDADAAHATVRRDGFDVALTISASSVLGRALRAEWAAPQAAGAGAGAETEAEAASDLPGAGAGAGSDLPGAGAASDLPGAGAAAGARGQRVAGEHTPPGVRGERPPAPAPAPAAAPPAGALSYTALADYERCGYRFYAQRVLGLPDQPAPPGVAAWAAPARSPGATPAADPAARGRLDARVRGVIVHALLEEAGAPSADRVRALAAREGASVAERDVDAVRDLVAAFASSPTGRRLAAARRVRREHEFSFELDAPGRPLMVGVVDALGVEADGAWLVVDVKTDHVEAGADLEAIVDAQYGIQRALYALAALSAEAPRVEVVHLFLEAPGSAPAAAYGPGDVPRLTARIARLAAPLAAGDYPLTERPHASLCGTCPARESLCPYPRELTLRFEAEPPVSAPPSA, encoded by the coding sequence ATGACCCTGTTCGACCCCGACGCGCTGGGCGGCCCCGACGACCCGCCGAGCCGCGATCCCGAGCAGCCGGCCGACGCTTCGCCGCCGCGGGACGCGCCGCCACCGCCGGACGCGCCGCCCACCGACCCAGCCCGCCGGCGCCTCACCCCCGACCAGGAGGCAGCGGTCCGGGAGCGCTCGCGGTCGCTCCTGCTGTCGGCGAGCGCCGGCTCGGGCAAGACCTCGGTCCTCGTCGAGCGCTTCGTGCGCGCCGTCCTCGACGACGGCGTCGACCCGTCGCGGATCCTCGCGATCACCTTCACCGACAAGGCGGCGGGCGAGCTGCGCGAGCGGATCCGGTCGACGCTTCAGGAGATCGCCACGCCGGGGGCGCGCGCGGCCGCGCGGGCGACGGAGGGCGCGTTCGTCTCGACGATCCACGGCTTCTGCGCGCGGCTCCTGCGAGCGCACCCGCTCGCCGCCGGGCTCGATCCGGCCTTCAGCGTCCTCGACGAGCCCCGCGCCGCGCGCCTGCGCGACGAGGCGTTCGCCGCCGCGTTGCGCGCCTTCCTCGCCGGGCCGCACGCGCGCGACGCGCTCGACCTCGTCGCCGCGTACCGGACCGACTCGCTGGCCTTCGCCATCCCCGTGGTCCACGACGAGCTGCGCAGCCGCGGCGCGTCGCACCCGAGGCTGCCGAGACCGCCCCGGCGCCCGGCGCCGGATGCAGAGCGGACCGCGCTGGCCGCGGCTCGTACCGCGCTCGCGGTGGAGCTCGAGAGCGCGCGGGACTCCAAGCTCGTCGGCGACGCGCGCGAGGCGCTCGACCGCTGCGCCCGCTTCCTCGAGGACGTCGAGGCGGGCATCGTCCCGTGGCCGGGCCGGTTCGCCGCGCTCGACGTCGCCTGCGGGCGCGCCGCGGCGCTCGACACCGAGGCGTGCCACGCCTACGTCGAGGCCCGCGACGCCTACGAGCGCGCCTGCGCCGACCACCACGCGGTCCGCCACATCGAGCTGCTCGACGAGCTCCTCGACGCGTACGGCACCGAGTATGCCGAGCGCAAGGCAGCGCGCGGCGCGCTGGACTTCGACGACCTAGAGCTGCGCGCCCGCGACCTGCTGCGCGAGCGCCCGGCCATCCGCTCCGCCTGGCGCGACCGCTTCGCGCTGCTGATGGTCGACGAGTTCCAGGACACGAACCGGCGCCAGCTCGAGGTGCTCGAGGCCCTCGAGGACGACGACCTCTTCTGCGTCGGCGACGAGTTCCAGTCGATCTACGGGTTCCGTCACGCCGACGTCGCGATCTTCCGGGAGCGCCGGGACGCGCTGTCCGAGCGCGGGCTGGCCCTGCGCCTGCAGGAGAGCTTCCGCAGCGTGCCGGCGATCCTCGCCGCGGTCAACACGGCGTTCGCGGGCCGCTTCGGCGAGGCCTTCGCTCCGCTGCGGCCGTTCGCACCCGCGGCCGAGACCACCACGCCGGCGGTCGACCTGCTCGTTACCGACGCGCGCGGCTGGGACGCCGACGAGATCGATCTCGGCGACACCCTTCCGCCCGGGCCGGCCTGGCGCCGCGCCGAGGCGCGGCTGCTGGCGCAGCGCCTGCGCGAGCTCGTCGACTCGGGCGAGGCCGCGCCCGGCGAGATCGCGGTGCTCGTGCGCGCCGCGGCGTCCATGCCGGTCGTCGAGCGCGCGCTCGCGGATGCCGGCCTGCCCACCCTCGCGAGCGCCGGCCGCGGCTTCTGGACGCGGCAGGAGGTCGTCGACCTCATGGGCTACCTCGCCGCCCTGGCCAACCCGCTCGACGAGCGCGCCCTGCTCACGGTCCTCGCCTCGCCGCTGTGTGGCCTCTCGTCGGACGCAATCGCGCTGCTCGGCGCCGCGGCGCGCGAGCAGCGGACGAGCGTGTGGGCGGTGCTCGGCGCGCAGGCGCCCCGCGACCCGGCGCCGGCCTCGGGCGAGCCGGACGGCCCCGGCCCGGTCCGGCGGCCGGAGCTGCCGCCCGCCGACGCCGAGCGGCTGGACGTCCTTCTCGCCCGCTTCGCCGCCCAGCGCGCGGCGGCGCCGCGCCTGGCGCTCGACGAGGTGCTCGACCGCGCGATCGCCGAGGCGGGCTACGACACCTGGGTCCTCGGGCTGGTCGGCGGCCCGCGGCGGCTGGCGAACATCGACAAGCTCCTGCGGCTGGCGCGCGGGTTCGAGGCGGCCGAGGGGCGCGACCTGCGCCGCTTCGTCGACCACGCGACGGCCCTCGAGCAGGCGCAGAAGCGTGAGCCCGAGGCGCCCGTGGAGGACCCGGACGTCGACGCGGTGCGGCTGATGACCGTCCACGCGGCGAAGGGGCTCGAGTTCGCCGTCGTCGCGATCGCCGACCTCGGCCGCCGCCCGCCGATCACCCCGCCGGTGCTGCTGGTCGACGGCGAACGCGTGGGGGTGCGCCTGAACCTCCTCGACGGCGCGCGCGCCACGCCGGCGCTCGACTACCCGGCGCTTGAGACCGAGCGCCGCGCCCGCGACGCGGCCGAGGAGGAGCGGATCCTCTACGTGGCGCTGACCCGGGCCAAGCGCCGCCTGGTGCTCAGCGGGTCGGTCGAGCGGTGGTCCAATGGCGTCGGCGCCGCGCCGCTGACATGGCTCGGCCCCGCGCTCGTCGAGGATCTCCCGGAGCGCTTCGCGGCGGTGGCCGAGGGCGACGCGGACGCCGCCCACGCGACCGTCCGGCGCGACGGCTTCGACGTCGCGCTGACGATCAGCGCGTCGTCGGTGCTGGGACGGGCGCTGCGAGCCGAGTGGGCCGCGCCGCAAGCGGCGGGGGCCGGGGCCGGGGCCGAGACCGAGGCCGAGGCCGCGAGCGACCTTCCCGGGGCCGGGGCCGGGGCCGGGAGCGACCTTCCTGGCGCCGGGGCCGCGAGCGACCTTCCTGGGGCCGGGGCCGCCGCGGGCGCCCGCGGGCAGCGCGTCGCCGGCGAGCACACGCCGCCCGGAGTGCGGGGCGAACGACCGCCGGCGCCGGCGCCGGCGCCCGCCGCCGCCCCGCCCGCCGGCGCGCTCAGCTACACCGCTCTCGCCGACTACGAGCGCTGCGGCTACCGCTTCTACGCGCAGCGGGTCCTCGGGCTCCCCGACCAGCCCGCGCCGCCCGGCGTGGCCGCCTGGGCCGCGCCCGCGCGGTCCCCCGGCGCGACGCCCGCCGCGGACCCGGCGGCGCGCGGGCGGCTCGACGCCCGCGTCCGCGGGGTGATCGTCCACGCCCTGCTCGAGGAGGCCGGCGCTCCGTCGGCCGACCGGGTCCGCGCGCTCGCCGCGCGCGAGGGGGCGTCCGTCGCCGAGCGCGACGTCGACGCGGTGCGGGACCTGGTCGCCGCCTTCGCCTCGAGCCCCACCGGCAGGCGGCTGGCCGCTGCCCGCCGCGTGCGCCGGGAGCACGAGTTCTCCTTCGAGCTCGACGCCCCCGGGCGCCCGCTGATGGTCGGCGTCGTCGACGCGCTCGGCGTCGAGGCCGACGGCGCCTGGCTCGTGGTGGACGTGAAGACCGACCACGTGGAGGCCGGGGCGGACCTCGAGGCGATCGTCGACGCGCAGTACGGGATCCAGCGCGCGCTGTACGCCCTCGCCGCGTTGTCCGCGGAGGCGCCTCGCGTCGAGGTGGTGCACCTGTTCCTGGAGGCGCCGGGGTCCGCGCCGGCCGCCGCCTACGGCCCCGGCGACGTACCGCGGCTCACGGCCCGGATCGCGCGCCTCGCCGCTCCGCTCGCCGCAGGCGACTACCCGCTGACGGAGCGCCCGCACGCCAGCCTGTGCGGGACGTGCCCGGCGCGCGAGAGCCTCTGCCCGTACCCGCGCGAGCTCACGCTGCGCTTCGAGGCGGAGCCGCCGGTGTCGGCTCCGCCGAGCGCCTGA
- a CDS encoding PD-(D/E)XK nuclease family protein: MPLTLLTGPANSAKARAVLGGVRASLERDSLLVVPTAADVERYRRELAADGLVIGARVLTFDGLLGEIARRVAVAGRPLGDVSRERVVASVVARADLRVMAASAATPGFAHAAQRFFAELEVARVDPARLAGALRAWAGGDGGRAAYGEEIARLYGAYRAMLDRLGRPDRELWALGALDALRLGPARWGATPVFFYGFDDLTPLELDAVDALGKRAGADVWVSLTFERGRAAFAGRARTVAELEPLADRRLEMEPEDRYYAPAARSALHALERRLFEEPAATASDPGVPGADPTAADPAAAPVVLLQAGGERAEAELVAAEVLDLLRRGVRAEEIAVVARSLDEMGALLERVLTDFGVPFALRRRVALAHTACGAGVLALLRCAALDATAADFVAYLRAPGVLEQRDRADALELQVRRRGLATAADALAVWCAEHDEPPGLRRVRMAAEEDAGALCEVLGEELSGMLAGVAASAPGRVLDRGGRAEAQAVAAGRAALDELAALSREAPPLAPAPADLAAQLGGVAAWRGEEPGPGLVTVCDPFALRARRVRALVLCGLQEGGFPRPATPEPFLADAERRELATASGVLLARHEDALDVERYLFYATVSRPEERLVLAARTADDDGDPAVPSFFLDDVRDVLGELPRRHRPLGAVAWPGGAPTARAAARAEAAAGPARRPAPIAALSAEPVLRGLRERPAWSPSALELWARCPVKWFVERYLDIEELEPDSEPLRRGSVAHETLERTLVALREETGSAKVRPETVGRARVLLRETLREVAARIRISPNPERLAAGARRLEADLERYLDAAARDGSIFEPAHIELSFGFQDEDPAGVPALELAAPDGPLRLRGRIDRVDVDPSGRQAQVIDYKTGRATEGGRWERDGSFQAAIYLRAATELLGLEPAGAFYQPLSGADGRRRGLIVEDADPDLDVVNSDRRPAGEVEQIMHTVIDLATAAAAQARAGALEPRPDNCGRDGCSYPGLCRCEAA; encoded by the coding sequence ATGCCCCTGACCCTCCTCACCGGACCCGCCAACTCGGCCAAGGCCCGTGCCGTCCTCGGCGGCGTGCGCGCCTCGCTGGAGCGCGACTCCCTGCTCGTCGTGCCGACGGCCGCGGACGTCGAGCGCTACCGGCGCGAGCTCGCCGCGGACGGGCTCGTGATCGGCGCGCGGGTCCTGACCTTCGACGGTCTGCTCGGGGAGATCGCGCGGCGCGTGGCGGTCGCGGGGCGGCCGCTCGGAGACGTGTCGCGCGAGCGCGTCGTGGCGTCCGTGGTGGCGCGGGCCGATCTGCGGGTCATGGCGGCGTCGGCGGCGACGCCCGGGTTCGCCCACGCCGCCCAGCGGTTCTTCGCCGAGCTCGAGGTGGCGCGGGTGGACCCGGCGCGGCTCGCGGGGGCGCTGCGGGCCTGGGCGGGCGGCGACGGCGGCCGCGCCGCCTACGGCGAGGAGATCGCCCGGCTGTACGGCGCTTACCGCGCGATGCTCGACCGGCTCGGCCGGCCCGACCGCGAGCTGTGGGCGCTCGGCGCGCTGGACGCCCTCCGGCTCGGGCCGGCGCGCTGGGGGGCCACGCCGGTGTTCTTCTACGGCTTCGACGACCTGACGCCGCTCGAGCTCGACGCCGTCGACGCGCTCGGAAAGCGGGCCGGCGCCGACGTCTGGGTGTCGCTGACGTTCGAGCGGGGCCGCGCGGCGTTCGCCGGGCGCGCGCGGACCGTCGCCGAGCTCGAGCCGCTCGCCGACCGCCGCCTCGAGATGGAGCCGGAGGACCGCTACTACGCGCCGGCGGCGCGGTCGGCGCTGCATGCGCTCGAGCGGCGGCTGTTCGAGGAGCCCGCCGCGACCGCGTCCGATCCGGGCGTCCCCGGAGCGGACCCCACCGCCGCCGACCCCGCGGCCGCCCCGGTCGTTCTCCTGCAGGCCGGCGGCGAGCGCGCCGAGGCCGAGCTCGTCGCGGCGGAGGTGCTCGACCTCCTGCGCCGCGGCGTCCGGGCCGAGGAGATCGCGGTCGTCGCGCGCTCGCTCGACGAGATGGGCGCGCTGCTCGAGCGGGTGCTCACCGACTTCGGCGTGCCGTTCGCGCTGCGCCGGCGCGTGGCGCTCGCCCACACGGCGTGCGGGGCGGGCGTGCTGGCGCTCCTACGCTGCGCGGCGCTCGACGCCACCGCGGCCGACTTCGTCGCCTACCTGCGCGCTCCCGGCGTGCTCGAGCAGCGCGACCGGGCGGATGCACTCGAGCTCCAGGTGCGCCGCCGCGGCCTGGCGACCGCCGCCGACGCCCTGGCGGTCTGGTGCGCCGAGCACGACGAGCCGCCGGGGCTGCGGCGCGTCCGGATGGCGGCCGAGGAGGACGCGGGCGCGCTGTGCGAGGTGCTCGGCGAGGAGCTGTCGGGCATGCTCGCCGGAGTCGCCGCGTCGGCGCCGGGCCGCGTCCTGGATCGTGGTGGCCGCGCCGAGGCCCAGGCGGTCGCGGCGGGCCGCGCGGCGCTCGATGAGCTGGCGGCGCTATCGCGCGAGGCGCCCCCGCTCGCGCCGGCGCCGGCCGATCTGGCCGCGCAGCTCGGCGGGGTCGCCGCCTGGCGGGGCGAGGAGCCGGGACCGGGCCTCGTGACCGTGTGCGATCCGTTCGCGCTGCGCGCCCGCCGCGTGCGCGCGCTCGTGCTCTGCGGGCTGCAGGAGGGCGGGTTCCCGCGGCCCGCGACGCCCGAGCCGTTTCTCGCGGATGCCGAGCGCCGGGAGCTCGCCACTGCGTCCGGCGTCCTGTTGGCGCGCCACGAGGACGCCCTCGACGTCGAGCGCTATTTGTTCTACGCCACGGTCTCGCGCCCGGAGGAGCGCCTCGTGCTCGCCGCGCGCACCGCCGACGACGACGGCGATCCCGCGGTCCCGTCCTTCTTCCTCGACGACGTGCGCGACGTCCTCGGCGAACTGCCGCGCCGCCATCGCCCGCTCGGCGCGGTCGCGTGGCCCGGCGGGGCGCCGACGGCCCGGGCGGCGGCGCGCGCCGAGGCGGCCGCCGGGCCCGCCCGGCGGCCGGCGCCCATCGCTGCGCTGAGCGCGGAGCCCGTCCTGCGCGGCCTGCGCGAGCGCCCGGCGTGGTCGCCCTCGGCCCTGGAGCTGTGGGCGCGCTGCCCGGTGAAGTGGTTCGTCGAGCGCTACCTGGACATCGAAGAGCTCGAGCCGGACTCCGAGCCGCTGCGCCGCGGCTCGGTCGCCCACGAGACGCTGGAGCGGACGCTCGTCGCGCTGCGCGAGGAGACCGGATCGGCGAAGGTGCGCCCGGAGACGGTCGGGCGGGCACGCGTGCTGCTGCGCGAGACGCTGCGCGAGGTCGCGGCGCGGATCCGGATCTCGCCGAACCCCGAGCGGCTCGCCGCGGGCGCGCGACGCCTGGAGGCCGACCTCGAGCGTTACCTCGACGCCGCCGCGCGCGACGGCAGCATCTTCGAGCCGGCGCACATCGAGCTGAGCTTCGGCTTCCAGGACGAGGACCCGGCGGGCGTGCCCGCGCTCGAGCTCGCCGCGCCCGACGGCCCGCTGCGGCTGCGGGGGCGCATCGACCGCGTCGACGTCGACCCGTCCGGCCGCCAGGCCCAGGTGATCGACTACAAGACCGGGCGAGCGACCGAGGGCGGGCGGTGGGAGCGCGACGGCAGCTTCCAGGCGGCGATCTACCTGCGCGCGGCGACGGAGCTCCTCGGGCTCGAGCCGGCCGGCGCGTTCTACCAGCCGCTGTCGGGCGCCGACGGGCGCCGCCGCGGCCTGATCGTCGAGGATGCCGACCCGGACCTGGACGTCGTCAACAGCGACCGCCGCCCCGCCGGCGAGGTCGAGCAGATCATGCACACCGTGATCGACCTGGCCACCGCGGCGGCGGCGCAGGCCCGTGCGGGCGCGCTCGAGCCGCGTCCCGACAACTGCGGCCGCGACGGCTGCTCCTACCCCGGCCTCTGCCGGTGCGAGGCGGCGTGA